One Synechococcus sp. MU1617 DNA window includes the following coding sequences:
- a CDS encoding M15 family metallopeptidase gives MVRASSARRTEREDIPVARRTRQPRQRKGNGAAGLLFGLVLVCAGSLAAVMLLPTFLSRRQPTQTLEISGFRERPDADGRLLGHFPYGEADADQLIVFEPGIELNVEAAAALDTMMRSASADGVDMRLLSGFRSLALQESIFFDVASERNQTAEERAQVSAPPGYSEHSTGYAVDLGDGRFPETNLSQSFQDTEAFRWLQDHAARYHFVLSFPKGNKQGVMYEPWHWRYQGNADALRLFEPASRFSRRDP, from the coding sequence TTGGTTCGGGCCTCCTCTGCGCGACGCACCGAGCGGGAGGATATTCCGGTCGCCCGTCGAACACGACAGCCGCGTCAACGCAAGGGAAATGGCGCAGCTGGTCTGCTGTTTGGTCTTGTTCTTGTCTGTGCTGGAAGCCTGGCTGCAGTGATGCTGCTTCCAACCTTCCTATCCCGTCGTCAGCCAACGCAGACCCTTGAGATTTCAGGTTTTCGTGAACGTCCCGACGCCGATGGCCGTCTCCTCGGTCACTTCCCCTATGGAGAGGCGGATGCCGATCAACTCATCGTCTTTGAACCGGGGATTGAGCTGAATGTGGAGGCCGCCGCCGCCCTCGACACGATGATGCGTTCAGCCTCAGCTGACGGGGTCGATATGCGTCTGCTCAGTGGATTCCGCTCTCTGGCCCTCCAGGAATCCATCTTTTTTGATGTGGCCTCCGAACGGAACCAGACCGCAGAAGAGCGTGCCCAGGTGTCGGCTCCACCGGGGTACTCCGAGCACAGCACTGGTTATGCCGTTGATCTAGGCGATGGCCGTTTTCCTGAGACCAACCTCTCCCAGAGCTTTCAAGACACCGAAGCATTTCGCTGGCTTCAGGATCACGCGGCCCGATATCACTTTGTGTTGTCTTTTCCTAAGGGCAACAAACAGGGCGTGATGTACGAACCCTGGCATTGGCGTTACCAGGGCAATGCGGATGCACTTCGTTTGTTTGAGCCGGCCAGTCGGTTCTCCAGGCGCGACCCTTGA
- a CDS encoding DUF309 domain-containing protein translates to MPQADPRFQQGLELFNAGEWYAAHDLFEELWHETADPERRSLQGILQVAVAQLHLQRGNRRGATILFGEALGRLKRPGTPDLGLNLDALCQATQQRLEALQQDGDPESCTVPVLEYMR, encoded by the coding sequence ATGCCCCAGGCGGATCCCCGCTTTCAGCAGGGCCTGGAGCTTTTCAATGCCGGTGAGTGGTACGCCGCCCACGATCTGTTTGAAGAGCTCTGGCATGAAACGGCTGATCCGGAGCGGCGCAGCCTGCAGGGAATCCTTCAAGTGGCGGTTGCCCAGCTGCATCTGCAACGGGGCAATCGTCGTGGTGCCACGATTCTTTTCGGCGAAGCCCTTGGACGTCTGAAACGTCCCGGGACTCCTGATCTGGGCCTCAACCTTGATGCTCTCTGCCAAGCGACGCAACAACGGCTTGAAGCCCTTCAGCAGGATGGGGATCCCGAGTCATGCACTGTCCCTGTTCTTGAGTACATGCGCTGA
- a CDS encoding U32 family peptidase, giving the protein MNVPELLSPAGDWAAMKAAAASGADAVYFGVDAFNARQRAENFRLDDLPEVMQWLHQRGVKGFLTFNVLVFSDELQAAAQLLIAADRAGVDAVIVQDVGLCRLAQRLVPHLCVHGSTQMSITSAAGIAQAAALGCQRVVLARELALRDLERLQRQLVQRHLAMPLEVFVHGALCVAYSGQCLTSESLGQRSANRGECAQACRLPYEMVVDGQPHSLEDQRYLLSPQDLAAWELLPELQRIGVASLKIEGRLKDAAYVAAVTDAYRQRLDQTPASAPQVQRQLELAFSRGLSTGWLEGVNHRRLVHGRWSKKRGPLLGQLLRVERGGWLHLRSREQLQAGQGLVLEQLSSDPLQPPREIGGRIMVCERMGDERWKLRLGPERVDGSGLRPGASVWLTSDPDWQSRWQRAARRRVEARSRNLALRVSGRLDAPLELHLLAPQGVDLQVNSTIPLQSASQRPLDRERLEQQLGRLGGTGWSLQHLEVQLQGDLFLPMAELNRMRRALLERLEASLDDSTDSVPGPAPSKTADPTELLAQMCPPAEASPSETKPGLVVLVRSLDQLQALVDLAGTGLPIRSVVADLEQPRELREAVAIGRGCWPEGVWLAGARITRPDERWSLEPLIRARPDGFLVRNADQLEVLTPLAPCIGDFSLNTANPLSFHWYRDHWKLQRLTASYDLNLQQLLDLAAAVNPALLEVTLHQHMPLFHMEHCLFCAFLSDGKDHTDCGRPCEKHHVTLRDRSGVEHPLRADLGCRNTLFNGTAQSGVEALPSLLRAGVRTIRLELLDEDAAATRRRVSLYAEALAGRMATQDVWSQEQIHHQLGVTRGSLRSKGPERTSRFSR; this is encoded by the coding sequence TTGAATGTCCCCGAACTGCTATCTCCCGCCGGCGACTGGGCTGCGATGAAGGCGGCTGCCGCCTCCGGTGCCGATGCGGTGTATTTCGGCGTTGATGCCTTTAACGCTCGTCAGCGGGCTGAGAATTTTCGACTGGATGACCTGCCTGAGGTGATGCAGTGGCTGCATCAGCGGGGGGTGAAGGGTTTCCTCACCTTCAACGTGTTGGTGTTTAGCGATGAATTGCAGGCAGCGGCTCAATTGTTGATCGCCGCAGACCGGGCGGGGGTGGATGCGGTGATTGTCCAGGACGTGGGGCTCTGTCGCTTGGCCCAGCGGCTGGTTCCCCACCTCTGTGTGCACGGCTCAACCCAGATGTCGATCACCAGTGCAGCGGGGATTGCCCAGGCGGCTGCGCTCGGTTGTCAACGGGTGGTGCTGGCGCGGGAGCTGGCCCTGCGTGATCTTGAGCGCCTGCAGAGACAACTGGTCCAGCGGCACCTTGCGATGCCCTTGGAGGTGTTCGTGCACGGTGCCCTTTGCGTCGCCTATTCCGGTCAATGCCTGACCAGTGAATCCCTCGGGCAGCGCAGTGCCAATCGAGGTGAATGTGCCCAGGCCTGTCGCCTGCCCTACGAAATGGTGGTGGATGGTCAACCCCACTCCCTGGAAGACCAGCGCTACCTCCTCTCGCCCCAGGATCTGGCGGCCTGGGAGTTGCTGCCGGAATTGCAGCGCATCGGCGTGGCCAGCCTCAAGATCGAAGGTCGCCTAAAGGACGCTGCCTACGTGGCAGCCGTCACCGACGCCTATCGGCAGCGACTGGATCAGACCCCCGCTTCGGCACCGCAGGTGCAACGCCAGCTTGAGCTGGCATTTTCCCGAGGTCTGTCCACCGGTTGGCTGGAAGGGGTGAACCATCGCCGTCTGGTGCATGGCCGCTGGAGCAAGAAGCGGGGCCCGCTGCTGGGGCAGTTGCTGCGGGTGGAACGGGGTGGTTGGTTGCATCTGCGTAGCCGGGAACAGCTGCAAGCCGGTCAGGGCCTTGTGCTGGAACAGCTGTCGTCTGACCCCCTGCAGCCGCCTCGGGAGATCGGTGGTCGGATCATGGTGTGTGAGCGGATGGGAGACGAACGCTGGAAGCTGCGCCTTGGGCCCGAGCGTGTGGATGGCTCTGGCTTGAGACCTGGCGCTTCGGTCTGGCTCACCAGTGACCCCGATTGGCAGTCCCGTTGGCAGCGTGCTGCCCGCCGCAGGGTGGAGGCGCGTTCTCGGAATCTGGCGTTGCGGGTGTCCGGTCGGCTGGATGCACCGCTTGAGTTGCACCTGCTGGCACCCCAGGGGGTGGATCTGCAGGTCAACAGCACCATTCCGCTGCAGAGCGCTTCGCAGCGTCCCCTGGATCGGGAACGGCTTGAGCAGCAATTGGGACGCCTGGGGGGAACCGGCTGGTCGCTTCAGCATCTGGAGGTCCAGCTGCAGGGCGATCTTTTTCTGCCTATGGCGGAACTCAACCGCATGCGCAGGGCCCTGCTGGAGCGGTTGGAGGCCTCGCTGGATGACAGCACCGATTCAGTCCCTGGCCCTGCACCCTCCAAAACGGCAGACCCAACAGAGCTGCTGGCCCAGATGTGCCCCCCAGCTGAGGCTTCCCCCAGCGAGACCAAGCCAGGCTTGGTGGTGCTGGTGCGCAGCCTGGATCAGTTGCAGGCCTTGGTGGATCTCGCCGGCACGGGCCTGCCGATTCGCTCGGTGGTGGCGGATCTCGAGCAGCCCCGGGAGCTGCGGGAAGCGGTGGCGATCGGTCGAGGCTGCTGGCCGGAAGGTGTTTGGTTGGCCGGGGCACGGATCACACGGCCCGATGAACGCTGGAGCCTTGAACCTCTGATTCGCGCCCGTCCCGACGGCTTCCTCGTGAGAAATGCCGATCAGCTGGAGGTGCTAACGCCGCTGGCCCCCTGCATCGGCGACTTTTCCCTCAACACCGCCAACCCCCTGAGTTTCCACTGGTATCGCGACCACTGGAAGCTGCAGCGACTCACGGCCAGTTACGACCTGAACCTTCAGCAACTTCTGGATCTGGCCGCCGCCGTTAATCCAGCGCTTCTGGAGGTCACCCTGCATCAGCACATGCCGTTGTTCCACATGGAGCATTGCTTGTTCTGTGCGTTCCTCTCGGACGGCAAGGACCACACCGATTGCGGTCGTCCCTGTGAGAAGCACCACGTCACCCTTCGGGATCGCAGCGGGGTTGAACATCCCCTGCGTGCTGATCTGGGCTGTCGCAACACCCTCTTCAATGGAACGGCGCAATCGGGCGTTGAGGCGCTTCCGTCGCTGCTGAGGGCGGGCGTGCGCACCATTCGGCTTGAACTTCTCGATGAAGATGCCGCTGCGACGCGTCGGCGCGTCAGCCTTTACGCCGAGGCTCTGGCGGGTCGGATGGCCACCCAGGACGTCTGGTCCCAGGAGCAGATCCACCACCAGCTCGGCGTCACCCGCGGCAGCCTGCGCAGCAAGGGTCCGGAGCGCACCAGTCGATTCTCACGTTGA
- a CDS encoding LptA/OstA family protein, which yields MLRFGGLFLALPLLAIMCPLDAVQAQQTADAGVITIESDLQSADNSTGVITASGNVRLVHAGRGLVATSRQAQYFMEEDRIVLSGDVDVIQADGNQLRADRFTYLLDEGRAIASPVPGQQVFSQWSLTPSQPALDPAPEANPVTP from the coding sequence ATGCTCCGTTTCGGGGGCCTTTTTTTAGCTCTGCCCCTTCTGGCCATCATGTGCCCTCTGGATGCGGTTCAGGCTCAGCAAACTGCTGACGCAGGCGTCATCACGATTGAGTCCGATCTGCAATCGGCCGACAACAGCACGGGTGTGATCACTGCCAGCGGCAATGTTCGCTTGGTGCATGCCGGTCGTGGTTTGGTGGCCACCAGCCGTCAGGCCCAGTACTTCATGGAGGAAGACCGGATTGTGCTGAGTGGTGATGTGGATGTGATCCAGGCCGATGGCAATCAGCTCCGCGCCGATCGCTTCACCTATTTGCTGGACGAAGGCCGCGCAATTGCCAGCCCCGTTCCGGGCCAGCAGGTGTTCAGTCAGTGGTCGCTCACTCCCAGCCAACCCGCTCTGGATCCTGCTCCTGAGGCAAACCCGGTAACCCCATGA
- the typA gene encoding translational GTPase TypA translates to MSANNKAIRNIAIIAHVDHGKTTLVDSLLAQSGIFRDNEAVPTCVMDSNDLERERGITILSKNTAVTYKDTRINIVDTPGHADFGGEVERVLGMVDGCLLIVDANEGPMPQTRFVLKKALEQGLRPIVFVNKIDRARVDPETAVDKVLDLFIELGADDDQCDFPYLFGSGLGGFAKPDMKTDSDNMRPLFDAILRHVPPPVGDPEKPLQLQITTLDYSDFLGRIIIGRVHNGKIKQGQNAALIKDDGSVKKGRISKLLGFEGLQRVEIEEASAGDLVAVAGFDDVNIGETIACPDEPTALPLIKVDEPTLQMTFVVNDSPFAGKEGKFVTSRQVRDRLQRELLTNVALRVEDTDSPDRFAVSGRGELHLGILIETMRREGYEFQVSQPQVIYRTIDGTPCEPVETLVMDVPEPAVGSCIEKLGTRKGEMQNMETSADGRTQLEFIVPSRGLIGFRGEFIRATRGEGIMSHSFYEYRPMMGDFDTRRNGVLIAFEEGTATFYALKNAEDRGQFFISPGTKVYKGMIIGEYNRPQDLEINVCKTKQLTNMRSAGAEELDTLQAPIQMTLERALEYIGPDEMLEVTPESIRLRKLPGKKPAKSKR, encoded by the coding sequence ATGAGCGCCAACAACAAGGCGATCCGCAACATCGCGATCATCGCCCACGTTGACCACGGCAAGACGACTTTGGTCGATTCGCTGTTGGCGCAGTCAGGAATTTTCCGCGACAACGAGGCAGTCCCCACCTGTGTGATGGACTCCAACGACCTAGAGCGTGAGCGCGGCATCACGATCCTGTCGAAGAACACGGCAGTCACCTACAAGGACACCCGGATCAACATCGTTGATACGCCTGGTCACGCCGATTTCGGTGGTGAAGTGGAGCGGGTGTTGGGCATGGTCGACGGTTGCCTGCTGATCGTGGACGCCAATGAGGGGCCGATGCCCCAGACCCGCTTTGTGCTGAAGAAGGCCCTCGAGCAGGGCCTGCGTCCGATCGTGTTCGTCAACAAGATCGACCGTGCCCGGGTGGATCCCGAGACCGCCGTCGACAAGGTGCTCGATCTGTTCATCGAACTCGGCGCTGACGACGATCAGTGCGATTTCCCTTACTTGTTCGGCAGCGGTCTTGGGGGCTTCGCCAAGCCCGACATGAAGACAGATAGCGACAACATGCGTCCGCTGTTCGACGCCATCCTGCGCCACGTTCCGCCCCCGGTTGGTGATCCGGAGAAGCCCCTCCAGCTGCAAATCACCACCCTTGACTATTCCGACTTCCTTGGTCGGATCATCATTGGCCGCGTTCACAACGGAAAAATCAAACAGGGTCAGAACGCAGCGCTGATCAAGGACGATGGCAGCGTCAAGAAGGGCCGCATCAGCAAGCTGCTGGGCTTTGAGGGTCTCCAGCGCGTCGAGATCGAAGAGGCTTCCGCCGGTGACCTGGTGGCCGTGGCTGGCTTTGACGACGTCAACATCGGCGAAACCATCGCCTGCCCCGATGAGCCGACCGCTCTGCCGTTGATCAAGGTGGATGAGCCCACCCTGCAGATGACCTTCGTCGTCAACGACTCCCCGTTTGCAGGTAAGGAAGGCAAATTCGTCACCAGCCGTCAGGTTCGTGACCGCCTGCAGCGAGAATTGCTCACCAACGTGGCTCTGCGTGTCGAAGACACTGATTCACCAGACCGCTTTGCTGTGAGTGGTCGCGGTGAGCTGCACCTCGGCATCCTGATCGAGACGATGCGCCGTGAGGGCTATGAGTTCCAGGTTTCCCAGCCTCAGGTGATCTACCGCACCATTGATGGCACGCCCTGCGAGCCGGTTGAAACCCTGGTGATGGATGTCCCTGAGCCAGCGGTTGGCAGCTGCATCGAAAAACTGGGCACCCGCAAGGGTGAGATGCAGAACATGGAAACCAGTGCTGATGGACGCACCCAGTTGGAGTTCATCGTTCCCTCCCGCGGTCTGATCGGTTTCCGGGGTGAGTTCATCCGAGCCACCCGCGGCGAAGGAATCATGAGCCACTCCTTCTATGAATACCGGCCGATGATGGGTGACTTCGACACCCGCCGGAACGGTGTGCTGATCGCCTTCGAAGAAGGAACGGCCACCTTCTATGCCCTGAAGAATGCCGAGGACCGTGGCCAGTTCTTCATCAGCCCGGGCACAAAGGTCTACAAGGGCATGATCATCGGGGAATACAACCGGCCCCAGGATCTGGAGATCAACGTTTGCAAGACCAAGCAGCTCACCAACATGCGTTCCGCGGGTGCTGAGGAATTGGATACGCTGCAAGCACCGATTCAGATGACCCTTGAGCGGGCTCTGGAATACATCGGTCCAGACGAGATGCTCGAAGTCACCCCAGAGTCGATTCGTTTGCGCAAACTTCCTGGCAAGAAGCCGGCTAAGTCCAAGCGCTGA